From the genome of Oreochromis niloticus isolate F11D_XX unplaced genomic scaffold, O_niloticus_UMD_NMBU tig00000443_pilon, whole genome shotgun sequence:
TGTTTTGGTGCATTGCTGTTTTGAAAATGATaagtatttaaatgtattacAGATTAAAACAGGCATAGGGAAagtaatttaaacatttatccCATTACTTAATACAAGGTATTGTTCCACATTGAATGTGATTTATGTTTTACCTTACCAAGTAGGTTAATATAATTGTCTAACCAAGTTGTAGAATTATGGTACGGTCCCTGGCAGAAAGATGAGCATAGTCACCATACTGGCTTGGGTGGTGTGGATAACTGGGTTCAAAAATGCATGAAGTTTACATTTGTGCTTAAGTGACTTTTGTATGCATGTCACCATTTACCagattgtttatttgttttcttcttacTGCTTGGCTTCATCTCCTTGTTTAGTATTCTGTTGGGTTCAATGACCTTACCCGCTCCATTTTTACTttgtgctgaaaaacaaaacaaaacagtaagcATATATTTGTTGTATTAAATCTCTTATAATGTAATGTCAAATGCTCCTGAATGTGGTCAAGCAACTAATGGACCTTGAAATCTTGAATATGGTTTCTAAGATAAATCCAGAGTCGCAACTATGACTTTTAGTTTAAGGTGACACATGTGAATGTGGAATATGGCTAGAGCTATTACAGCTGATATTAAAAGATACAAGGCTGAATTTTTCTCCAAACAAGACTCCGgtgtagtgatgggatttccggctctttttagagatcCGGCTCtctcggctcggctcactaaaaagagccggctctttcggctcccgaaccggctcttcaggttgttttgttgctttcattcatttattattaacaacaatataaaattatgcacaaatgAATTACTAATGTTTAAAAACGTGTTTTCTATGTATATATGTTCATTATAtaaatatgcttttatttattcactccacataaaatttaaaaataaattataaaatacaaaacctACCATTTACAATTTaacttttaaaatttaaactttaaatttaaaaataccaAGTGCTCAGCTCAGTGGGTAGACACACTGGCAGCTTCACTTATATCACACTTAActcactgtgttttatcttcccaTCGCACTGATGAGTGGACAGTTTTCAGGTGCCCGTGCACCGGCTCTATATGATATCCTTTTCTTGCAGACTCTACACTCTGCCTATGTATTGTCAGTAAAATTTAAATGGTTCTagattttgcttcttttcttggtgtcactcattttctttactccacctttctaatgtgacgacattgtctcttgttgttgctcccggctctctttctctctctctccctgctgcTCTTTTCGTGTGCTACTGCTGTTGCGAGTGTAACTACTGCCCCTAGCTCCTCCCTCTGCTCAGAGGCGGGAGGGGTGCAAACACAAGGCTCTGTTTGCGCCCCTCCCGTCTCTACTCAGCGCAAACACAAGGCTGACGTGCAGCgaaaaaagtgagagagagggcaagagaaagtaaaaaaaaaaaaaaatccacggctcccaataaggagccggctcacatcgttcacttcaaagaaccggctctaagagccatttcgttcgcgaacGACCCATCACTACTCCGGTGACTGGTCAACTTTCCACTCACCACTGATTTACTGTAGAAAGAGGATGAGAGCGTAGAGGGAATACTTCAGAAGCGCAAACCAGGTAAATAAAGAGTAGTAGATCAGCCCTCCACACACCAACTATTTTCATCTCTCTTGATTAATCTCATCTCCTTCTGTCTCCTGCAGGGCAGCTTCCTTTCTAACATCCTTCAACAAACCTTCCTCACTGTCCCTTGTTTGCACATGCCCAACACAACCTCAACCTGGCCAATGTAGAACAATGTAGACATTTTTTCCAACATGTGCAGTCCCAATGATATTGTTCTTCCTAATCCTATCCATTCTCTCCACCCTCAAAAAGAATCCCAGCATCTTTGCTTTCCCCAAACTCAACTCCAAGAACTGCAATCTATTAAGAACTCTGCTGCCCCTTACTCTACTGCACTCACTCTAGAGACTATATCACCACATCCTAAAAAGAACATTACTGGCTGCACACTGACTATAGTATTGAGTGCAAACTCCTAATCAACTTTTAAGCCTTCAACAACCTCGCCCCCGCCACCCTGAGGGATTGTCTTTACTGTCACTCTCCCACAGCACTGCTAACACTAACCTCCTTACCCCCATCATCAAAATCATAAATCTGAGGGTACAATCCTTTGCCACTGCTAATTGCACCCTCTGGAACTTCCTCTGCTCATTAGATTCTCTCTAGAACTTTAAATCACAGCTCAAAATCACCTGTTCAAACTAGCATTTCCTACCTGACCATCCTCCAAAACTGACCTTTCTATTCTGTTGAGCTGGTCTTTAGAAAGATCCTTGACTTTCTTTAAATTACCATTTGGACAAAGGTAACAATCACTGGAAAAATGATAGTAAtgaattctctttttttttttttacataaagatagCAAAAGTGTCTAGGAAGTAGTTACAAAGGTAAAAGCTTCAATAAATGATGACAAACACATACCTGGAGGTTCCTTGACAACTTTCTTCATCATTCTAGTATCTATAGAATCTGTAATAAAGTCTATTAGTCATGTGATTTCATAAATTGAACAAAGTTGAGACTAATCACATTGTACTTACCAATCTGTGGATATACAAGATTTCCTTCATTGACCTCACGCTCCGCTCCGACCTCCTCACGCTCCGCTCCGACCTCCTCACGCTCCGCTCCGACCTCCTCACGCTCCGCTCCGACCTCCTCACGCTCCGCTCCGACCTCCTCACGCTCCGCTCCGACCTCCTCACGCTCCGCTCCGACCTCCTCACGCTCCGCTCCGACCTCCTCACGCTCCGCTCCGACCTCCTCACGCTCCGCTCCGACCTCCTCACGCTCCGCTCCGACCTCCTCACGCTCCGCTCCAACCTCCTCACGCTCCGCTCCAACCTCACTTTCTTCACTTGAATCTGTCAACTGTAGGTTAtctaacaaaataaaagattgTCTTAATGAATTATAAGGTTATAGTGCAGGAAACGTGTATAATTCTTAACCTTAACACCACTTTACCTTCGATTTCAATCTCTTCAAGTGTTTTGCCTTGAAGGCTTTTGAGAGACCCTTTCTCCATGGCAATCAGTAGTTTGGATATTTTGGCAAGCTGGGTAGTAGCCTCTGGAAGTCTATAATATTCCCGATGAACACGAATATCATGACCTAGGAAGTTGGCAACTTGGTCTAACTCGTGATTCTTGAGGTTTAAGATCTGAGACAAAGTTGCGACATGTTTGCGCAACTGCGTTGAACGTAGGTGTTCAGGGTTTTCAGCCCCACATTCAGTCGCATAAATCCTCAAACAGTCCTGTCCTCTGTAGGGAGTCAGACAATGAGGTCTGGCAAACAGGAATATGTTTTCTGCCAGAACACCACAGTCTTGTCTTTTCTCTGTCAGCCGTGTTATGGCATTCACCATGTCTGGTGAAAGTAGCACTGCAACCTTGCGTCCTCGTTTACCCCTCAATTCTACACGACTGAAGTGTTGACAAAGGTAAAGTTCAAATTTTGTCAGTCCAAATGCAACATCCTTGTGCAGGGTACTAGTGTCTCTCTCCTGGAAGCCATTCAGTGTCATCTTTGAAATTTCTCCCCCTCTTCTCCTGTTAAATAGTATTACATTTGCCATGGTAGCTTTACAAAGTTCACTGTATGATTTTGGTGAACTATGCTCTTCCAAGTCCTTCAGTGCTTGTTCTATAGTCTTCTCCAGATGTCTATGAAGACGCTGAACATCTTCTGTGAAAGGAAGTGTGGAAGGCTTGTTGAAGTGCCGCTCGTTTAGTGTGGTTAATGCAGTATGGGAGATGAGTTCTGACCACTTTGTAGCATAAAGGGTTTTGAAACTCTGGGTTGACTTTATCAGTGCACTGTCTTCTGCCATCAGTGCTCTGCAATGTATAATATCACAGACTTTCTGCAGTGAGTGTCCCAACTTTAAAGCAAGGCTTGGAGTCGAGTAGCAGTTCTTTTCTTCATCATACCCAGACACCTTCTTAACAGCTTTGATAACCACATTGAAATTTGCAGGTCTTACAGCATCCTAGAAAGTGTGTATTGAGCATTCTTTCCGAAGTGTGAGCAGAAGTCTTCCACATTCTCGGAGTGTCTGGCGAATGTAGTCAAATTTGGTGGGATCTTTCCCATGTTTGTTAAAGAATGATTGAGCAAGCTGAAGAATAGAGAAGTCACTTCGCACAGTAGAAGTTATTTCATCATCTTTCATGACAGCTAATATCTTCCAAACACCGGGGAAACTTGCTGACACAGAGCTGACTCACTCATACAGGCCAGGGACAAGACCTTTTTTCGTCCCCCTCTGAATTGGCCTCCACTGGTTTTGAAGAACATTTACGAACATGTCTCCAAAGATCTCTTTTAAGATATAATGCCTCGCAATAAATGCAGTGAATATAGTCTTTTCCTTTGTAGGGTTTTTTTGATGTGCGTCTGGTTTTTAATGATCCAATCCCACTTGCGATGACCTCCGAGTTATGTCTGTGGTTTCCCTTGTTTCGCAGCTTAGAAAGCATTTTCAAACGGTCTTTGGACTTCTTGGGAAGACTTAAAACTCGAGCAACATCTGCATGTGATTTCTCATGAGTTTTTAAATGACGTGTAAACTTTGTCTGTAGTTTTCCACAAATGTAGCAGTATGTTTTGTTTCTTAGTGAGGAGGATGTTTTTAAGGAATCTTCAGCCGTAGTATCAGAGTCATCAACAATGCCTTCAGCATCAGACTTTTCTGCTGTGGCAATAACCCCTGATACGTCGAGCTGTCTTGTGCCAATTCCATCTTCAGATATTGATTCGGCATCTTCTGAAATTCTTTGTCCTACTCTCTCTAAAAAACTTTCTAGGCGAGGTCTTTTCGTTTTGCAAGCAGATTGACTGCTGGAGATCTCAGAGTTCTGTACTTGTTTGCAACTTATATTTAAAGGCTCTGATTTGTTGTCCCATGAGCTGTCTGAGTCAGCTATAGAATCTGGCACATATTCCTCTTCTGATGAAGCCCCCTCACTTGAACTATCTTCACTAAAGACCTAATAACaatcaaaaacacaaagtaagACTTTGTTTACCTTACATATTTTACTGAGAAGAATTCTGCAAAAACACTTACCTCTGGAAGAGGTTCAGTGAGGTTCACCTTGTGGCTAACATAACATCTTTTGTGCCAGGACTGGTAGCAAACTAGACAGAGAAAAATTAAGTTAATAAAAGAAAGGTAGTTAAAGCCGCTTTCCCCAATTTAAAAAACAGGCTAGATGGAAGCATAAACACAGTCAAGAAGGCTCCCCCCTCCCATTGGATATTATCCATAGGCCACACCCCCTGGTGTGCTTTGCTGCTAAACAGGCCAGTGCATAGTGTGGTGGAGCCATGTTAATGTAGAATTTAAGGAGTCAGGTAAGACTGTTCTATCGTTTTTCTGGACTGAGCCATGTTATTGGCTGATGGTTTTAGACAAATGCAACAGAaccacttcatttttttttctttaatctccAAACAACATTTATAGCTATGCTTTGTTAAAATGTTGTtatgaacatgaaaaaaaatatgttaagctaacttgtttttgcaaattggctatagcagctttaataatgACATGGtaagtaaatatgtaaaaagtgCAGATGTAAAAGGTTCATTATGAACATATATCATATTTACTTATGGATTAGTTTTTATAGTGTTCCTTATGGATCATATTTAAGATATTCTAATGTACCCAACATTccataattaaataattaccTTCACATCTCACACCACTCCATTTCAGAGGCGAAAAAGGTCCTCCAcatgcaaaacatttttctaaacTTGACATTTCGTCAGGGACTAGATCATGATCGCAGTCCTGTttggtaaacaaaaaaaaaaaaacagtgtaatcaaaaacaaaattcatacttttgtgatgtaaaatatCACAACCAAATAGTTGTTTTGGTTCCTCTTTAAAAAGGAGTTAAGGacggaaggaaaaaaaaaaaaacaggttcaAGTGTTACTAAAACTATTAAATCAATTTTTGTAACTTTTGCAATGCaaaatttaaagggaaaaataCCTGCTGTATATAGATCAATTTTCAAAACAATTTGTTCTTCTAGGTTTTATATTATGGTATATATTACAAAAccacaatgaaaagaaaattcatTGTGGACCCACAACCCCCAAAAAAGATTAGACTTACAATTTGTTCTTTCTGAAATGAGAAGATGTGTCCAAAGTTTTGACTGGGAGTGTAAAAAAGTATAATTAAATCATGAAGTCATGAATCCATCAAGACATAACGGATGGCCTTTACACAACAATGTTACATAAATGTGCTTAGCATTAACAGGAAAGAGTTTAGCGATTGTTTCGGTTGTATTTACATGCTCCTTGCTATAGTAAGCTTCATTCTTGCTCCTTGATCAGCTGAAATTCAAATATGCGATGTAACTACATCAGAGTTCATTTCAACCAAGCCGAGAACTACGTCTTTATGCAAACCAGATTTAGGGTTGGGGTTTCATACTTCTCGTTTCAAATCTCAGTCCTCCTAATGCGTGCATCTTACTTGGTCAAGATAACCAAGGACCCACATACCTCAATACTGCCTAATAACTAGCACCTCAGTCTACAACTAAAACAATCTGACACTGAAACTCCAATTTACCTTTGTTGCGTCGTTAGGAGAGGAACTGGCTGCATTCTCATCCACAGCCTGAGATGCCACCATGTTGGATTTCTAAGGAAGAAGCATGAATAATGAATGGCAGTCTTTGGGTCTAGCCAAGATGAATACAGTCCTCCTAATGTCTGGACCTGTCCAGTTGAGTAATACACAGGACCCGTGTGTGTATGCACAATTGCCAGAGTAACTCTCATTGATCTGAATTCATTTCTAAACTCAGTCCTCCTAATGTCTGGACCTGTCCAGTTGAGTAATACACAGGACCCGTGTGTGTGGGTGCACTTGTAGGTAGAACTCAGTTGTttatacttcctgtttcaaATCTTAGTCCTCCTAATGCGTGCATCTTACTTGGTCAAGATAACCAAGGACCCACATACCTCAATACTGCCTAATAACTAGCACCTCAGTCTACAACTAAAACAATCTGACACTGAAACTCCAATTTACCTTTGTTGCGTCGTTAGGAGAGGAACTGGCTGCAATCTCATCCACAGCCTGAGATGCCACCATGTTGGATTTCTAAAGAAGAAGCGTGAATAATGAATGGCAGTCTTTGGGTCTAGCCAAGATGAATACAGTCCTCCTAATGTCTGGACCTGTCCAGTTGAGTAATACACAGGACCCGTGTGTGTGGGCGCACTTGTAGGTAGAACTCAGTTGTttatacttcctgtttcaaATCTCAGTCCTCCTAATGCGTGCATCTTACTTGGTCAAGATAACCAAGGACCCACATACCTCAATACTGCCTAATAACTAGCACCTCAGTCTACAACTAAAACAATCTGACACTGAAACTCCAATTTACCTTTGTTGCGTCGTTAGGAGAGGAACTGGCTGCAATCTCATCCACAGCCTGAGATGCCACCATGTTGGATTTCTGAAGAAGAAGCGTGAATAATGAATGGCAGTCTTTGGGTCTAGCCAAGATGAATACAGTCCTCCTAATGTCTGGACCTGTCCAGTTGAGTAATACACAGGACCCGTGTGTGTATGCACAATTGCCAGAGTAACTCTCATTGATCTGAATTCATTTCTAAACTCAGTCCTCCTAATGTCTGGACCTGTCCAGTTGAGTAATACACAGGACCCGTGTGTGTGGGTGCACTTGTAGGTAGAACTCAGTTGTttatacttcctgtttcaaATCTCAGTCCTCCTAATGCGTGCATCTTACTTGGTCAAGATAACCAAGGACCCACATACCTCAATACTGCCTAATAACTAGCACCTCAGTCTACAACTAAAACAATCTGACACTGAAACTCCAATTTACCTTTGTTGCGTCGTTAGGAGAGGAACTGGCTGCAATCTCATCCACAGCCTGAGATGCCACCATGTTGGATTTCTAAAGAAGAAGCGTGAATAATGAATGGCAGTCTTTGGGTCTAGCCAAGATGAATACAGTCCTCCTAATGTCTGGACCTGTCCAGTTGAGTAATACACAGGACCCGTGTGTGTATGCACAATTGCCAGAGTAACTCTCATTGATCTGAATTCATTTCTAAACTCAGTCCTCCTAATGTCTGGACCTGTCCAGTTGAGTAATACACAGGACCCGTGTGTGTGGGCGCACTTGTAGGTAGAACTCAGTTGTttatacttcctgtttcaaATCTCAGTCCTCCTAATGCGTGCATCTTACTTGGTCAAGATAACCAAGGACCCACATACCTCAATACTGCCTAATAACTAGCACCTCAGTCTACAACTAAAACAATCTGACACTGAAACTCCAATTTACCTTTGTTGCGTCGTTAGGAGAGGAACTGGCTGCAATCTCATCCACAGCCTGAGATGCCACCATGTTGGATTTCTAAAGAAGAAGCGTGAATAATGAATGGCAGTCTTTGGGTCTAGCCAAGATGAATACAGTCCTCCTAATGTCTGGACCTGTCCAGTTGAGTAATACACAGGACCCGTGTGTGTATGCACAATTGCCAGAGTAACTCTCATTGATCTGAATTCATTTCTAAACTCAGTCCTCCTAATGTCTGGACCTGTCCAGTTGAGTAATACACAGGACCCGTGTGTGTGGGTGCACTTGTAGGTAGAACTCAGTTGTttatacttcctgtttcaaATCTCAGTCCTCCTAATGCGTGCATCTTACTTGGTCAAGATAACCAAGGACCCACATACCACAATACTGCCTAATAACTAGCACCTCAGTCTACAACTAAAACAATCTGACACTGAAACTCCAATTTACCTTTGTTGCGTCGTTAGGAGAGGAACTGGCTGCAATCTCATCCACAGCCTGAGATGCCACCATGTTGGATTTCTAAAGAAGAAGCGTGAATAATGAATGGCAGTCTTTGGGTCTAGCCAAGATGAATACAGTCCTCCTAATGTCTGGACCTGTCCAGTTGAGTAATACACAGGACCCGTGTGTGTATGCACAATTGCCAGAGTAACTCTCATTGATCTGAATTCATTTCTAAACTCAGTCCTCCTAATGTCTGGACCTGTCCAGTTGAGTAATACACAGGACCCGTGTGTGTGGGTGCACTTGTAGGTAGAACTCAGTTGTttatacttcctgtttcaaATCTTAGTCCTCCTAATGCGTGCATCTTACTTGGTCAAGATAACCAAGGACCCACATACCTCAATACTGCCTAATAACTAGCACCTCAGTCTACAACTAAAACAATCTGACACTGAAACTCCAATTTACCTTTGTTGCGTCGTTAGGAGAGGAACTGGCTGCAATCTCATCCACAGCCTGAGATGCCACCATGTTGGATTTCTAAAGAAGAAGCGTGAATAATGAATGGCAGTCTTTGGGTCTAGCCGAGATGAATACAGTCCTCCTAATGTCTGGACCTGTCCAGTTGAGTAATACACAGGACCCGTGTGTGTATGCACAATTGCCAGAGTAACTCTCATTGATCTGAATTCATTTCTAAACTCAGTCCTCCTAATGTCTGGACCTGTCCAGTTGAGTAATACACAGGACCCGTGTGTGTGGGCGCACTTGTAGGTAGAACTCAGTTGTttatacttcctgtttcaaATCTCAGTCCTCCTAATGCGTGCATCTTACTTGGTCAAGATAACCAAGGACCCACATACCTCAATACTGCCTAATAACTAGCACCTCAGTCTACAACTAAAACAATCTGACACTGAAACTCCAATTTACCTTTGTTGCTTCGTTAGGAGAGGAACTGGCTGCATTCTCATCCACAGCCTGAGATGGCACCATGTTGGATTTCTAAGGAAGAAGCATGAATAATGAATGGCAGTCTTTGGGTCTAGCCGAGATGAATACAGTCCTCCTAATGTCTGGACCTGTCCAGTTGAGTAATACACAGGACCCGTGTGTGTATGCACAATTGCCAGAGTAACTCTCATTGATCTGAATTCATTTCTAAACTCGGTCCTCCTAATGTCTGGACCTGTCCAGTTGAGTAATACACAGGACCCGTGTGTGTGGGCGCACTTGTAGGTAGAACTCAGTTGTttatacttcctgtttcaaATCTCAGTCCTCCTAATGCGTGCATCTTACTTGGTCAAGATAACCAAGGACCCACATACCTCAATACTGCCTAATAACTAGCACCTCAGTCTACAACTAAAACAATCTGACACTGAAACTCCAATTTACCTTTGTTGCGTCGTTAGGAGAGGAACTGGCTGCAATCTCATCCACAGCCTGAGATGCCACCATGTTGGATTTCTAAGGAAGAAGCATGAATAATGAATGGCAGTATTTGGGTCTAGCCAAGATGAATACAGTCCTCCTAATGTCTGGACCTGTCCAGTTGAGTATTACACAGGACCCGTGTGTGTATGCATACTTTTCAGTATAgcctttattcatttaatacTATTTATACTTATACTGTACTATTTACATTATACCTTGCATCTCCATGGCCAGTTGGAATCACCATAGTTATAGGTGATTTCTTCTCCTGGACCAATATCTTTGATTGCAAACAAACAGAGATGGGGCCTTCCATCCACTCTGGTAACTGTCATTTTACTGTTTGGATTCACATTATCGTCATTTACAAGTCTGCCAAGTGAGCCGTCCTCTCTGGCAGCATCaacactaaaacaaaaagtATACAATAACAATTACACTCTGTAAAGAAAGTCATTAAGTATATTAGGTTGTAGAACGTCTgaataacattttaatattcaatTCAAAATATTATTTGAATATTATAATTTGTAAACCTCGTGTATTTTATCCTTTATCAAAGCAGTTACATACCATAACTGTTTTCCATTGAACTTGAAATCAAATATGAAAACCTTGAGTGCATCATGGTAAAGTTTCATTCGGTTTTCTTGTTCCTCTTTAGTTATGATTTGTCCTCTGTACTCAAAAAGAAAATCTCCCTTTTGAAATGACCGACAGCTGAACACACCGCGACCTAAAGACACACATCAAAAACAAATTGGGCAATAAACTATAAACCATTTAATTAAAAtccttcttgtttttaaatatgttttttatttgattatattgtattatttattttggaaCATGTAACATGTTCATAATTCCTTGGGGAAAGACaaggaaaaaatagaaatataataataataataaaacaagtaTAATTATATTCGTGATTATTAATTTTCTCATGCATGGTATGCtacaaaaaactacaaaaaacataaaaatttcTATTTTGAGAAGCTGACTGCATTCTTTGGAATCAACTCACCTTTAAATGAATCAATATACCTCACATCAAATCCTGCCTTGTCTTCACCTAAGGAGCAGTAATACCTAGCATCTTGTCTGGGATTTATTTTAGCTCTCCGTGGCCTTGTTGCCGCCATCCCCTGCAAAGATCAGGTATTAATGACTTTAGAAATAACACATTATACTACAAAATGTATGTAGACATAGAAATAAACAGATTGAAAAATCTATTTATGTTGGGGAGAGCTCCCCTAAAGGTTCCAAATATCTGTGTTTCCCAACAGTTCCTCCTATCTTGTATCACTGTGTGTCAGAGGCTGCATGCCCTACCTGTGGAAGTTctgtttcatatattttatttggTCTAAGGTTACTGCAAATCTT
Proteins encoded in this window:
- the LOC109201111 gene encoding SET domain-containing protein 5 isoform X1, with translation MAATRPRRAKINPRQDARYYCSLGEDKAGFDVRYIDSFKGRGVFSCRSFQKGDFLFEYRGQIITKEEQENRMKLYHDALKVFIFDFKFNGKQLCVDAAREDGSLGRLVNDDNVNPNSKMTVTRVDGRPHLCLFAIKDIGPGEEITYNYGDSNWPWRCKKSNMVASQAVDEIAASSSPNDATKKSNMVPSQAVDENAASSSPNEATKKSNMVASQAVDEIAASSSPNDATKKSNMVASQAVDEIAASSSPNDATKKSNMVASQAVDEIAASSSPNDATKKSNMVASQAVDEIAASSSPNDATKKSNMVASQAVDEIAASSSPNDATKKSNMVASQAVDEIAASSSPNDATKKSNMVASQAVDENAASSSPNDATKDCDHDLVPDEMSSLEKCFACGGPFSPLKWSGVRCEAQSKNGAGKVIEPNRILNKEMKPSSKKKTNKQSASLENARRVKKHPWSPTEVAAIMKHFGEHIKKGKLATIIECQQCKTAEDPALAGRSIQNIRDFVRNRGVSLKKKENPM
- the LOC109201111 gene encoding histone-lysine N-methyltransferase mes-4 isoform X2, translated to MAATRPRRAKINPRQDARYYCSLGEDKAGFDVRYIDSFKGRGVFSCRSFQKGDFLFEYRGQIITKEEQENRMKLYHDALKVFIFDFKFNGKQLCVDAAREDGSLGRLVNDDNVNPNSKMTVTRVDGRPHLCLFAIKDIGPGEEITYNYGDSNWPWRCKKSNMVASQAVDEIAASSSPNDATKKSNMVPSQAVDENAASSSPNEATKKSNMVASQAVDEIAASSSPNDATKKSNMVASQAVDEIAASSSPNDATKKSNMVASQAVDEIAASSSPNDATKKSNMVASQAVDEIAASSSPNDATKKSNMVASQAVDEIAASSSPNDATKKSNMVASQAVDEIAASSSPNDATKKSNMVASQAVDENAASSSPNDATKFATSPGTKDVMLATR
- the LOC109201111 gene encoding histone-lysine N-methyltransferase mes-4 isoform X3 gives rise to the protein MAATRPRRAKINPRQDARYYCSLGEDKAGFDVRYIDSFKGRGVFSCRSFQKGDFLFEYRGQIITKEEQENRMKLYHDALKVFIFDFKFNGKQLCVDAAREDGSLGRLVNDDNVNPNSKMTVTRVDGRPHLCLFAIKDIGPGEEITYNYGDSNWPWRCKKSNMVASQAVDEIAASSSPNDATKKSNMVPSQAVDENAASSSPNEATKKSNMVASQAVDEIAASSSPNDATKKSNMVASQAVDEIAASSSPNDATKKSNMVASQAVDEIAASSSPNDATKKSNMVASQAVDEIAASSSPNDATKKSNMVASQAVDEIAASSSPNDATKKSNMVASQAVDEIAASSSPNDATKKSNMVASQAVDENAASSSPNDATKSKLWTHLLISERTN